TAAGCCTTGCCTAGGTAAGGTTTTTATTTTTTATAGAGTAAAAATTCTAGTTTAAAATATTAGGAGAATACATGATTAATAAAATAGATCCCAAATACAAAAAGTGGATATCAGCCATATCTTTCAGCCTCTTTATTCTATACATCATTCTTGCTGCATTATTGTTATTCCTTAGTCCATACAGGCAGGCTGCAAATGAAATCAATTCAACTGGGACCAATCCATACAACCTCATTCCATTCAAAACAATCACAGACTATATAAAAGCATCTTCCCATATCAATCAAAGCATTTGGATCTTAAACCTGTTCGGCAATGTACTTGCCTTTTTGCCTCTGGGGTTATTCCTCCCATGGTTATTTGAGAGGTTCATAGGATTTTGGCGGACAACCTCAATAGTCCTTCTCGCAACTTCGCTGGTGGAGATCCTCCAGTTTCTGACAAGGGTTGGCAGCTTCGATATAGATGATATAATCCTAAATACCCTTGGCGGGGCAATAGGTTATCTGTTTTTCCGTATTATTTGGCAGTTTTTCTTCAGGGGGGAACGTGGTGAAAATTAGAAGGCTAAAAAACGAAGAACAGCCTCCATGGAACTTGATTCTCTCTGCTGATCCTTCAAGAGAGATGGCAGCAAAGTATCTAAAGAAAGGCTCATGTTATGTCGCTGTTTCAGATAACGAAGAAACTCTCGGAGTAATCGTGCTGCTTCCAATCGCGGGAAACAGGATAGAAATAAAAAATCTGGCGGTAGCTGAACCAGCTCAAAGGAAAGGCATCGGTAAGAGTCTAATTAATTATGGTATTCAGGCCGCAAGAAATGAAGGATTTGAAGTAATCGAAATTGGAACAGGCAATTCGAGCATCAATCAGCTTGCTCTTTACCAGAAAGCAGGCTTCCGTATCACTGGAATAGATAAAGACTTTTTCTTGATTAACTACCCTGAACCGATTTTTGAAAACGGGATCCAATGTAGGGACATGATTCGATTATCAAAGAGTTTAATGGATCAAACCATGTAATATACACTTTTTAAAGTAATGCGTTTGGGCTATGCCGGTCACCAATTAGGACAATTGGCGGCCTATTTTTTATCCAAATTTTCGAACCGAATATCACGTCCAATTAAAGCCTCTTTTTCGCTTTTTCACAATCTTAGGTCAAATTCACGCCCATTGATGTCCTTTTTTGGTCTTTCCGAAATTCCGGTCCGCCAATTACGACTATTGGTGACCTCTATTTTGTATTTTCCCAGATTTTGAAACCAATCCGTTATAGAGAAACTTGTTTTGGCTTTTTCCGTTCATTTCTGGATATATACAAAGGAGTCTATTACTCTGCATTTAAATAGTTAATCAGCTTTGGCAATTCTTTATAGATCTCAACGATGTGATCCAGCTTCATCCTGACTAACCCGCTTGAGGATGGAGCGACAAAATCGATTGTGTTGTCGACAACGGCCTCCGCCTGCATTCCCCATGAGACCTCTTTTCTGCCGCTGTATTGCTGATAAACACCCTTGCCAACGAAGCAGACTATTTTAGGACAGTAGTTTTCGATTTTCTCCCGGAGTTCTTGCTTTCCGTGCTGATATTCTTCTTTTGTAATCTCATCTGCAGCCTTAGTTGGTCTGGAGACAATATTAGTCATACCGTAGCCAAGCTCTAAAAGTAGGTAATCCTCGGAGGGTTCATACTTTCTTGGCGTAATGCCGGCTTCAAAAAGGATCTTCCAAAACCTGTTGTTCGGATTGGCGTAGTGATGACCTGTTTCCGATGACCGTATACTTGGGTTAAAACCAACGAAGACAACATCAAGATTTTTCTTTAAGTGATCTGATATAGGCTGCATCACCCTTCTCCTCTCAATATATATCTATCACCAATAACGGGGAGGCAATTCATTATTTTTGCTGATGTTCTTAAATATTCTTAAGTGGAACAGGAATTCATCATAGTACATTGTTTCGGCATTCTCAAATGAATAGGCATCTGCAAAGTGATCCAATAGTTCGGCATCTATGCTATCTTCAAGGCCACTCAACCACATTTTATAGCCATGCTTCTCATAAATATTGCTTAGGCCAGCCCACTCGAACATTTCTTGCATTTCACTTTCACCCATTCTATCACTCCTTTTCATTCACCTCCATTTTTCCATACTAGTCCATACCTTATACTCCAGTTAACATTTATAGAATTTCTATCAGGGTGCTTGGCAGAAATAAAGAAAGTCAGGATTAAACCCGACTTTCTTTGACACCATGTTTTGCCTCCGCGATACGCTCTGGATGTGTATAAACATTCAGTGAACCATTCCTGATAAAACCAATAGTAGTGATTCCCAGCTCATCAGCAAGCTTAAGGGCAAGCTCTGTTGGAGCAGACTTTGATAACACGATCGGGCAGCCGATTTTGGCAACCTTCAGCAGTATCTCAGAAGAAATCCGGCCACTGAAAACAATCACTTTATCATGAATGGAGATCTCATTCTTCAGGCAATACCCATATATTTTATCGAGGGCATTATGGCGGCCAATATCCATGCGAGACACAACAGGACCGAACAGGCTGCAAAGTGAAGCATTATGGACTCCGCCGGTATTTTGAAAAAGCTGTGCAGAATCCTGCATTTCTTTCATAAGCCTGAAGCAGTCCTCTACCTCGATTTCAGTATTCACCTCATGAAGCTTTTTGGCTGTCCTGGCATCTGTAGCAAATACAAACGCTGACCTGCTCGCTCCACAGCAGGATGATAAGTAACGTTTCCCCTGCAAATTCTTGTAAACCGAATTGGACTTTGCGGTTTTCACATGAACAAATCCTTCTTTTTCCTGAATCCATAAATTTTCTATATCAGCATAACTTTTAATGATCCCTTCTGAAGCCAGATACCCTATGACCATTTCTTCAATAAAATCTGGCGTACAGACCATCGTAACGAGTTCGTCTCCATTTATTTTCACTGTGACAGTAAACTCTGTTACAATGCTGTCTTCCAATCTTTCGGCCTGGCCATTTCCGAAACGAAGGATCTCCCTTTTAACCTCGACTGGTTTCACAACAGCCATCCTCTCTCAATGAAATTTGCATTATATTGATTTACCTTTAGCCTAAATAAGAAAAATCAAACATGAAAAAGCAGGGAGCGGCATCCCTTCAGATGGTCCCTGCTTTTATCTTTATACTCTATTATCCAGTCTGCCATCCTTGCTTTGATGCAAGTCCTGATCTTCAGGAAGCTGAGTCGTCCTTTCAAGACCTTCTGTTTTTTCCCCCATGCCTTTAAGAAATTCAAAAAGCAATGACAATGCACGGTTGATTTCGGGATCTTTGAGTGAACGTACAATGTCAAAGTAACCTAGTTTATCGTTTTCACTGTGCCTGTATTCAGCCACTCTGGCAATACCGGAATTCAGCTTTAACAATAATGGTTCAAGCTGCTGGACATTGATTGTCCCAAGAACCCCCACCATTAACAATAGGTTCTTTATTGTATTGGTAGCCTCGGGATTGTCAGCTGCTTTAACAAGGACGTTAAGGATTTTATCTCCTTCGCTGAACAATCCATCAAGAAGCGACAGTACGCCACGTTCATTCATATGCTTGATAATATCCAGTGACTGTAAAATCGCTTCCTTGTTATCAAGGAGCGCCGTCTCAATTTCTTCGAGTTCCATTTTTCTTTTTTGTTCATCTGTAAGCTCAATCCTTTTGATATTGGTGATTGCTTTAGCCATGCTGGGTCCGCTCCTTTTTCACAAGATCTCCAGGGAAGAAATAATCTCGACGTGCCCACTTTTTTTGCACCTGGACGCCAATTTGCGGCTGTGGATTTCCGTAGCGGAAATTATTCCTTGGCAAAGGATTGGCGCCTTCATATTGGAGAATTTCCATTTTTGCTTTCGTCTCCTTATATGCTGGAGTATCTGTGTCCTTATCTCCATAGCTGCTTGTCAAGAGGTTGATCGCCGCATCACCCTGATCATTCATTGGAAGGTAGACTTCTTTGCCATGCACTCTGTCAGTCACAACACATCGTACCTTCAAATTGCCGAATGGTGAAGTTAATCGGACAAGCGTTCCATCTTTCAAGCCTCTTTCTTCAGCAAGCTCTGGAGATACTTCCAGGAAGGTTTCAGGAGTTTTTGAAGTAATTCCCTCCGACTTATAAGTCAGGTTCCCTTCATGGAAATGCTCCAGAAGTCGGCCGTTATTGACATGTATATCATATTCCTCACCAAATTGAACTGGGATCGACCATTTTACTGGGTATAGACGTGCTTTTCCATCCGGGAATGGGAAGCCGTCTAAATATAGAACAGGAGTGTCTGTGCCATCCGGCTGCACAGGCCATTGAAGGCTGTTGTATCCTTCCAGCCGTTCATAGGAAACACCAGAGTAGATCGGCATTAGACTGGCAGCTTCCGCCATAATTTCACCTGGATGCTGATATGTCCACCCTGCACCAAGACGATTTGCCACCTCAATCAAAATCTGCCAATCAGGTTTTG
The nucleotide sequence above comes from Mesobacillus jeotgali. Encoded proteins:
- a CDS encoding DUF1641 domain-containing protein, yielding MAKAITNIKRIELTDEQKRKMELEEIETALLDNKEAILQSLDIIKHMNERGVLSLLDGLFSEGDKILNVLVKAADNPEATNTIKNLLLMVGVLGTINVQQLEPLLLKLNSGIARVAEYRHSENDKLGYFDIVRSLKDPEINRALSLLFEFLKGMGEKTEGLERTTQLPEDQDLHQSKDGRLDNRV
- the mug gene encoding G/U mismatch-specific DNA glycosylase, which produces MQPISDHLKKNLDVVFVGFNPSIRSSETGHHYANPNNRFWKILFEAGITPRKYEPSEDYLLLELGYGMTNIVSRPTKAADEITKEEYQHGKQELREKIENYCPKIVCFVGKGVYQQYSGRKEVSWGMQAEAVVDNTIDFVAPSSSGLVRMKLDHIVEIYKELPKLINYLNAE
- the fdhD gene encoding formate dehydrogenase accessory sulfurtransferase FdhD, whose protein sequence is MKPVEVKREILRFGNGQAERLEDSIVTEFTVTVKINGDELVTMVCTPDFIEEMVIGYLASEGIIKSYADIENLWIQEKEGFVHVKTAKSNSVYKNLQGKRYLSSCCGASRSAFVFATDARTAKKLHEVNTEIEVEDCFRLMKEMQDSAQLFQNTGGVHNASLCSLFGPVVSRMDIGRHNALDKIYGYCLKNEISIHDKVIVFSGRISSEILLKVAKIGCPIVLSKSAPTELALKLADELGITTIGFIRNGSLNVYTHPERIAEAKHGVKESRV
- a CDS encoding VanZ family protein; translated protein: MINKIDPKYKKWISAISFSLFILYIILAALLLFLSPYRQAANEINSTGTNPYNLIPFKTITDYIKASSHINQSIWILNLFGNVLAFLPLGLFLPWLFERFIGFWRTTSIVLLATSLVEILQFLTRVGSFDIDDIILNTLGGAIGYLFFRIIWQFFFRGERGEN
- a CDS encoding GNAT family N-acetyltransferase — translated: MKIRRLKNEEQPPWNLILSADPSREMAAKYLKKGSCYVAVSDNEETLGVIVLLPIAGNRIEIKNLAVAEPAQRKGIGKSLINYGIQAARNEGFEVIEIGTGNSSINQLALYQKAGFRITGIDKDFFLINYPEPIFENGIQCRDMIRLSKSLMDQTM